A region from the Salifodinibacter halophilus genome encodes:
- the iolD gene encoding 3D-(3,5/4)-trihydroxycyclohexane-1,2-dione acylhydrolase (decyclizing) — protein MNAQDTIRLTMAQALVRYLAAQQTEIDGQRVPLFGGCFAIFGHGNVAGMGEALYTHRDALPTYRAHNEQGMTHAATAFARQTQRRRMMACTTSIGPGALNMVTAAGVAHANRLPVLLLPGDTFATRKPDPVLQQVEHYGAPSTTVNDAFAPVSRYFDRITRPEQLLASLPVAIDTLLDPADCGPVTLALPQDVQAEAWDFPASFFEPRMRRIRRPGLDEVELAAAIKTIEQAKKPLIIAGGGVLYAGASEQLGRFAEKHGVPVAETQAGKGSLRADHPNNVGSIGVTGGTAANTLAEDADVIIALGTRLQDFTTGSRALYMDHGPTLVGVNVARFDAVKHGGQSLIGDAAVALEALIGGLSDWQSDEAWQSRLAEERSAWLDIVARVTANDGSDYPADSQVLGAVNRAAGENGTVVCAAGGLPGELHKNYRSTGPGSYHVEYGFSAMGYELAGGLGAKMAAPERDVYVMVGDGSYMMLNSELATSVMLGRKLIVVLLDNRGYGCIHRLQGATVGVEFNNLFEGCDTVAAGAPAIDFAAHAKALGCEAEWVDGIAGLEAACERARDNDCTTVIALKTDPDKETAEGGAWWDVPVAEVSSREAVVERRAGYDQSKRRQR, from the coding sequence ATGAACGCACAAGACACCATACGTTTGACCATGGCTCAGGCTCTGGTTCGTTATCTGGCGGCTCAGCAAACTGAAATTGACGGGCAGCGCGTACCCTTGTTCGGCGGCTGTTTTGCCATCTTTGGGCATGGCAATGTCGCTGGCATGGGCGAGGCGTTGTATACCCATCGCGACGCATTGCCGACGTATCGCGCGCATAACGAGCAGGGCATGACCCATGCGGCCACCGCCTTTGCCAGGCAAACCCAGCGCCGGCGTATGATGGCATGTACGACCTCGATCGGGCCGGGGGCTCTGAACATGGTGACGGCAGCCGGCGTGGCGCATGCCAATCGGTTGCCCGTGCTACTGCTACCGGGCGATACATTTGCAACCCGCAAGCCGGATCCGGTTCTGCAACAGGTCGAGCACTACGGTGCGCCGTCGACCACGGTCAACGACGCTTTCGCACCGGTCTCGCGTTATTTCGATCGCATCACGCGGCCCGAGCAACTGTTAGCCAGCCTGCCAGTGGCGATCGACACGCTCCTCGACCCGGCAGACTGCGGCCCGGTTACGTTGGCGCTGCCGCAGGATGTTCAGGCCGAAGCCTGGGATTTCCCGGCGTCGTTTTTTGAGCCGCGGATGCGTCGTATTCGCCGTCCGGGGCTGGACGAAGTCGAGCTGGCGGCTGCGATCAAGACCATTGAACAGGCTAAAAAGCCGCTCATCATTGCCGGTGGCGGCGTGTTGTATGCCGGCGCATCGGAACAGTTGGGACGGTTCGCCGAGAAACACGGCGTGCCGGTCGCCGAAACCCAGGCTGGCAAAGGCAGTCTGCGTGCCGACCATCCCAATAACGTCGGCTCGATCGGCGTAACCGGCGGCACCGCGGCGAATACGCTGGCTGAGGATGCGGACGTAATCATTGCGTTGGGGACGCGGCTGCAGGACTTTACCACCGGGTCGCGGGCACTTTATATGGATCATGGTCCGACGCTCGTGGGCGTGAACGTGGCACGCTTCGATGCCGTCAAACATGGCGGCCAATCGTTGATCGGCGATGCAGCCGTGGCGCTGGAGGCACTGATCGGCGGATTGTCTGATTGGCAGTCGGACGAAGCATGGCAGAGTCGACTGGCCGAAGAGCGTTCGGCCTGGCTCGATATCGTCGCGCGCGTGACTGCGAACGACGGTTCGGATTACCCGGCCGACAGTCAGGTGCTGGGTGCCGTGAATCGTGCGGCCGGCGAAAACGGCACCGTCGTGTGTGCCGCCGGCGGTTTACCCGGCGAGTTGCACAAGAATTATCGGTCTACCGGACCGGGTAGCTATCACGTTGAATACGGCTTTTCAGCCATGGGCTACGAGCTCGCCGGCGGCTTGGGCGCCAAGATGGCTGCCCCCGAGCGCGATGTGTATGTGATGGTTGGTGATGGCAGCTATATGATGCTCAACTCCGAGCTGGCGACATCCGTCATGCTCGGGCGGAAACTGATTGTGGTGCTGCTCGATAATCGCGGCTATGGCTGTATCCACCGGCTGCAAGGCGCAACCGTCGGTGTGGAATTCAATAATCTGTTCGAAGGTTGTGACACGGTCGCGGCTGGGGCGCCGGCTATCGATTTCGCGGCGCATGCCAAGGCACTCGGTTGCGAGGCCGAATGGGTCGATGGCATCGCCGGGTTGGAAGCAGCTTGTGAGCGCGCTCGAGACAACGATTGCACCACCGTCATTGCATTGAAAACCGATCCGGACAAGGAAACCGCCGAAGGTGGCGCCTGGTGGGACGTGCCGGTAGCCGAAGTCTCCTCGCGTGAGGCCGTGGTCGAGCGCCGTGCTGGTTACGACCAAAGCAAACGCCGCCAGCGTTAG
- the iolC gene encoding 5-dehydro-2-deoxygluconokinase, which produces MPDTQLDLICLGRAAVDLYAQQVGSRLEDVSSFAKYLGGSSGNCAYGSARLGLKPAMLTRVGNEQFGNFVLEEFARAGVDVSHMPVDADRFTALAILALKDRDTFPLLFYRKDCADMAITAEDIDPDWIGTARALAITGTHLSTETTQGACRAALDAAEQHGLKRILDIDYRPVLWGLAELGDGATRYVDDAETTAHLQRWIGDFDLIVGTEEEFHIAGGTTDTIAALKKVRALSDAVLVCKLGALGCTVFDGPIGDSVHDGVLVEGVQVEVLNVLGAGDAFISGFLRGYLCGESWETCATYANASGALVVSRHACAPAMPSETELFDYLERRHEVPRPDQDARLNDLHRKTTRYPADWGPIYGLAFDHRMQLLDMADDLGVDTASLSPLKELLVSAAERGVAKAGLTDHKPAVLCDDVIGQDALNAMTGRGWWIGRPVEQTGSRPLRFQHGDDIGSQLMSWPAEHIIKCLVFYHPDDETELRLDQEDKLRQLAEARRVSGHELLLELIPPKAMVSDDATIARSLQRFYHLGIRPDWWKLPPMSDAAWQEVRGVIERYDEHCRGVVLLGLDAPIEDVKAGFREAGASKICRGFTIGRTLFAEPAHGWLTGALNDEAFIETVAANYAELIATWRESATNGLDRDISGASV; this is translated from the coding sequence TGGGTAGCCGCCTGGAAGATGTATCCAGCTTTGCAAAGTACTTGGGTGGGAGCTCGGGTAACTGTGCCTACGGTAGTGCGCGGCTGGGCTTGAAGCCCGCAATGCTGACGCGTGTCGGCAACGAGCAGTTCGGCAACTTTGTGCTCGAGGAATTCGCCCGCGCCGGTGTGGATGTGTCGCACATGCCGGTGGATGCGGACCGTTTCACGGCGCTGGCGATTCTTGCGCTCAAAGATCGTGACACATTCCCGCTGCTGTTCTATCGCAAGGACTGTGCGGACATGGCGATTACCGCCGAGGATATCGATCCGGATTGGATTGGAACTGCACGCGCGTTGGCTATCACTGGCACACATCTGTCGACCGAGACCACCCAGGGCGCTTGCCGTGCCGCGCTCGACGCTGCGGAGCAGCATGGTCTGAAGCGCATTCTAGACATCGATTATCGCCCGGTTCTCTGGGGCTTGGCCGAGCTCGGTGATGGTGCGACGCGTTATGTCGACGACGCCGAAACCACTGCTCATCTGCAGCGCTGGATCGGCGATTTCGATCTCATTGTCGGCACGGAAGAAGAATTTCATATCGCTGGCGGTACGACCGACACCATCGCCGCGTTGAAAAAAGTTCGTGCGTTATCCGACGCGGTGCTGGTCTGTAAGCTCGGCGCACTTGGCTGCACGGTCTTTGATGGCCCGATTGGCGACTCCGTACACGACGGTGTGTTGGTCGAGGGCGTGCAGGTCGAGGTGCTCAATGTGCTCGGCGCGGGCGATGCCTTCATTTCCGGCTTCCTGCGCGGCTATTTGTGTGGCGAATCCTGGGAAACCTGCGCGACCTATGCCAACGCCAGCGGTGCATTGGTGGTCTCGCGCCATGCCTGTGCACCGGCCATGCCGAGTGAAACCGAGCTGTTCGATTATCTCGAACGTCGGCACGAGGTGCCTCGACCCGATCAGGATGCACGTCTTAATGATCTGCATCGTAAGACCACGCGTTACCCGGCTGACTGGGGCCCGATCTATGGGCTGGCTTTCGACCATCGCATGCAACTGCTCGACATGGCCGATGATCTCGGCGTGGATACCGCAAGCTTGTCGCCGTTGAAAGAATTGCTGGTCTCGGCCGCTGAGCGCGGTGTGGCAAAAGCAGGATTAACCGATCACAAACCGGCCGTGCTTTGCGATGACGTCATCGGTCAGGACGCGCTCAATGCGATGACTGGCCGCGGTTGGTGGATTGGTCGCCCGGTTGAGCAGACGGGGTCGCGTCCGCTGCGTTTCCAGCATGGCGACGATATCGGCAGCCAGCTCATGTCCTGGCCGGCCGAGCACATCATCAAGTGCTTGGTGTTCTATCACCCGGACGACGAAACCGAGCTCCGGTTGGACCAGGAGGACAAACTCCGTCAGCTCGCTGAGGCGCGTCGCGTATCCGGACATGAGCTGCTTCTCGAATTGATCCCGCCCAAAGCTATGGTTAGCGACGATGCAACGATCGCGCGTAGTCTGCAGCGGTTTTACCACCTTGGTATTCGCCCGGATTGGTGGAAACTGCCGCCGATGAGTGATGCGGCCTGGCAGGAGGTGCGCGGCGTCATTGAGCGTTACGACGAGCACTGTCGTGGGGTTGTCCTGCTTGGCCTAGATGCACCGATAGAAGATGTGAAGGCCGGTTTCCGTGAGGCGGGTGCATCCAAGATTTGTCGTGGTTTTACGATCGGGCGCACGCTGTTCGCTGAGCCAGCGCATGGCTGGCTGACAGGGGCATTGAACGATGAAGCCTTTATCGAGACCGTGGCCGCTAACTACGCCGAACTGATCGCCACCTGGCGCGAATCGGCCACCAACGGTCTGGATCGAGACATTTCTGGAGCTTCGGTATGA
- the iolE gene encoding myo-inosose-2 dehydratase, protein MTIQLGVNPLLWTNDDLPMLGDETLLTQCLAEAKRAGYEGVEMGRKFPATVDELGPLIQHEDLALASGWYSANLLERDAEAEIEAMQDHLALMKATGVTAMVFCETTRCVHLDRAMPVSRRPRLTESDWRLLAPRLEVVADYLAGEGVQMAFHHHMGTMVQSTGDVAQLMDSTGDNVGLLFDTGHCRLAGGDPLDWLGRWSDRMVHVHCKDVREAVLARSRNRNASFLDSVVDGVFTIPGDGDLDFNAILRRLSRSGYNGWLIAEAEQDPAVAPSWPLAQRSYQYLRDAAQRNGLSLATAA, encoded by the coding sequence ATGACGATACAACTGGGCGTGAACCCGCTGCTTTGGACCAACGACGATCTGCCGATGCTCGGCGATGAGACGTTGCTGACGCAGTGTCTGGCCGAGGCGAAACGAGCTGGCTATGAAGGCGTGGAGATGGGGCGTAAGTTCCCGGCGACCGTCGATGAGCTCGGGCCGCTCATCCAACACGAAGATTTGGCACTGGCCTCCGGCTGGTACTCAGCCAATCTGCTGGAGCGTGATGCCGAGGCCGAGATCGAGGCCATGCAGGATCACCTGGCGCTGATGAAAGCGACTGGTGTGACAGCCATGGTGTTCTGTGAGACCACGCGCTGCGTGCATCTCGATCGTGCCATGCCCGTCTCGCGGCGGCCGCGGTTGACCGAGTCCGACTGGCGGCTTCTAGCGCCACGATTAGAGGTCGTTGCCGACTATTTGGCTGGCGAGGGCGTGCAGATGGCATTTCATCATCATATGGGCACGATGGTGCAATCGACCGGAGATGTCGCCCAGTTAATGGACTCGACTGGTGACAACGTCGGGCTGCTGTTCGATACGGGGCACTGCCGGCTCGCCGGTGGTGATCCGCTGGATTGGCTGGGTCGCTGGAGCGATCGCATGGTGCATGTCCACTGCAAGGACGTTCGCGAAGCCGTGCTTGCCCGCTCGCGCAATCGTAATGCCAGTTTCTTGGATTCAGTGGTCGATGGTGTATTCACCATCCCCGGCGATGGAGATCTCGATTTCAACGCCATTTTGAGGCGCTTGTCGAGGTCAGGTTATAACGGCTGGTTGATCGCCGAAGCCGAGCAGGATCCGGCGGTGGCGCCGTCCTGGCCGCTGGCCCAACGCAGCTATCAGTATCT